The following proteins are encoded in a genomic region of Periophthalmus magnuspinnatus isolate fPerMag1 chromosome 10, fPerMag1.2.pri, whole genome shotgun sequence:
- the dusp1 gene encoding dual specificity protein phosphatase 1 has protein sequence MYLDLSFPPRTSTMVIMEVPTLDCASLRVFLDAAVPSCLVLDCRSFISFNASHIAGSSNVRFSTIVRRRARGGLGLEHIVPNEDTRSRLLSGDFQCVVLLDDRSQDLSQAKKDGTLMVAVTALCRDPCGARVFILKGGFDAFSTEYPEMCTKPTPPQGLSLPLSSSHPESAGPGCSPCNTPLYDQGGPVEILPFLYLGSAYHASRKDMLDMLGITALINVSANCPNHFEDSYQYKSIPVEDNHKADISSWFNEAIEFIDSVRNKGGRVFVHCQAGISRSATICLAYLMRTNRVRLDEAFEFVKQRRSIISPNFSFMGQLLQFESQVLATSSCSTEAGSPALGNTSTVFNFPVSIPVHSSAGQRSFLHSPITTSPTC, from the exons ATGTATCTGGATTTATCTTTCCCTCCGCGCACTTCTACTATGGTCATAATGGAGGTCCCGACTCTCGACTGTGCGTCTCTGCGCGTCTTTCTGGACGCCGCCGTCCCGAGCTGCCTCGTGCTCGACTGTCGCTCGTTCATCTCGTTTAACGCGTCCCACATCGCGGGCTCCAGTAACGTGCGCTTCAGCACCATCGTCCGCAGGAGGGCGAGGGGAGGCCTGGGACTAGAACACATTGTGCCCAACGAGGACACGAGGAGCCGGCTCCTGTCCGGAGACTTCCAGTGTGTGGTGCTGCTGGACGACAGGAGTCAGGACTTAAGCCAGGCCAAGAAGGACGGGACCCTCATGGTGGCAGTCACAGCCCTGTGCCGCGACCCGTGTGGAGCCCGGGTCTTTATTCTCAAAG GTGGATTTGACGCCTTCTCCACAGAATATCCAGAGATGTGCACAAAACCCACACCTCCACAGGGGCTCAGCCTCCCCCTGAGCTCCAGCCACCCAGAGAGTGCAGGACCAGGCTGCAGTCCATGCAACACCCCCCTTTATGAccag GGTGGTCCTGTGGAGATCCTGCCCTTCTTGTACCTTGGCAGTGCCTACCACGCTTCCAGAAAAGACATGCTGGACATGCTGGGCATCACTGCTCTTATCAATGTTTCTGCCAACTGCCCAAACCACTTTGAAGACTCGTATCAGTACAAAAGTATCCCTGTGGAGGACAACCACAAAGCCGATATCAGCTCCTGGTTCAACGAGGCCATAGAGTTTATCG ACTCGGTCAGAAATAAGGGAGGACGTGTGTTTGTGCACTGTCAGGCCGGGATCTCCCGCTCCGCGACCATCTGCCTGGCGTACCTGATGCGGACCAACCGCGTGAGGCTGGACGAGGCCTTCGAGTTTGTCAAACAGCGGCGCAGCATCATCTCCCCAAACTTCAGCTTCATGGGTCAGCTGCTTCAGTTCGAGTCCCAGGTCCTGGCGACGTCCAGCTGCTCCACGGAGGCGGGCAGCCCGGCCCTCGGCAACACCAGCACTGTCTTCAACTTCCCCGTGTCCATCCCCGTCCACTCCTCAGCCGGACAGCGCTCGTTCCTCCACAGCCCCATCACCACCTCGCCCACCTGCTGA